From the genome of Nitrospira lenta, one region includes:
- a CDS encoding methyltransferase family protein, giving the protein MTREPAYGLWSLVLINSLVFIIFAFSFTRPRTARDWRSLGAFVAFIVALFTEMYGFPLTVYLLSGWLVSQHPGLDVFSHEAGHLWPTLLGVKAHSHFDLFHLLSSALIVGGFALLASAWSVLHEVQRTHVLAMTGPYAHIRHPQYTGFILIMLGFLVLWPTLPTLLMFPVLVGMYARLAQTEERTMRQEFGEVYDRYAAVTPGFLPTRRRQPYEPEDGEKPVSL; this is encoded by the coding sequence ATGACTAGGGAACCTGCCTACGGCCTGTGGTCCTTGGTCCTCATCAATTCCTTGGTCTTCATCATCTTCGCGTTCAGTTTCACCAGACCGCGCACGGCGCGTGATTGGCGGTCACTGGGCGCCTTTGTCGCCTTTATTGTGGCGCTCTTCACCGAGATGTACGGGTTCCCGTTGACCGTGTATCTCCTGTCCGGGTGGTTGGTCAGCCAGCATCCGGGGCTTGATGTCTTTTCTCACGAAGCCGGCCATCTATGGCCGACGCTGCTGGGCGTCAAGGCTCACTCCCATTTCGATTTGTTCCATCTCCTGAGCAGCGCCCTCATTGTCGGCGGCTTCGCACTCCTGGCCTCGGCCTGGAGCGTGTTACATGAAGTCCAACGCACTCATGTGCTGGCCATGACAGGCCCCTACGCGCACATCCGTCACCCGCAGTATACGGGGTTTATCCTGATCATGCTCGGGTTCTTGGTCCTGTGGCCCACGCTCCCGACGCTGCTGATGTTTCCCGTGCTCGTGGGCATGTATGCCCGGTTGGCCCAGACCGAGGAGCGCACCATGCGGCAAGAGTTCGGGGAGGTGTACGACCGCTATGCGGCGGTGACTCCCGGATTCCTGCCAACCCGTCGCCGGCAGCCGTATGAGCCCGAGGACGGAGAAAAACCGGTCTCGCTTTGA
- a CDS encoding DUF2933 domain-containing protein, whose product MPMSDRRSSPSSRSWIALCAFLAITGFFLLTEHRAHLFGLLPYLLLLACPLLHLFLHGRHGHDEAPNRPASESVHDADHAGGHRHD is encoded by the coding sequence ATGCCTATGTCTGATCGTCGCTCGAGCCCGTCAAGTCGTTCCTGGATCGCGCTCTGCGCCTTTCTGGCGATCACGGGGTTTTTCCTGCTGACCGAACATCGGGCCCATCTCTTTGGCCTGCTGCCGTATCTGTTGCTGCTCGCGTGCCCGCTGCTTCATCTGTTCTTGCATGGCAGGCATGGTCACGACGAAGCACCAAACCGCCCGGCCTCAGAGTCGGTCCATGACGCTGACCATGCGGGAGGACACAGACATGACTAG
- a CDS encoding SHOCT domain-containing protein codes for MITSSLAAVVMASLLASCASAPTFSRTVYEDPTILVRLDSPVVQEEVSGEPRGEIAELTPGNLAELLQSLRIQPEISFLSYWVLRQEPQPETAFPKDEAQLLAPHLRAALAKARPNEMPVFVLRRTREDGIPLVTTGGLLIHGDQLLVLLANARRPATTQRKIEMARETPLHPLGEVDFHFVPGPYQATLVRNDLPTSIAVTSAPALSVDYRAWLASFLQHGRGSSPTQTEPEIPAAMIEEKLHRLKTWREQGLITDDEYQQKRQELLQHF; via the coding sequence GTGATCACGTCCAGCCTTGCCGCCGTCGTGATGGCCTCCCTCCTCGCGAGCTGTGCGAGCGCTCCCACTTTTTCCCGAACGGTGTACGAGGACCCAACCATTCTTGTGCGGTTGGACAGTCCCGTGGTTCAGGAGGAGGTGTCTGGCGAACCCCGTGGGGAGATTGCTGAGTTGACTCCCGGTAATCTCGCTGAACTCTTGCAATCCTTGAGGATCCAGCCGGAGATCAGCTTTCTCAGCTACTGGGTTCTGAGACAAGAGCCGCAGCCTGAAACGGCTTTTCCCAAGGACGAAGCCCAACTCCTCGCCCCACATCTCCGAGCCGCATTGGCCAAAGCCCGGCCCAACGAAATGCCGGTCTTTGTCCTCCGGCGGACCCGCGAGGATGGCATTCCCCTTGTCACAACCGGAGGTTTGCTCATCCATGGCGATCAACTCCTTGTCCTGCTGGCCAATGCCCGGAGACCTGCCACCACGCAACGAAAGATCGAGATGGCCCGAGAGACGCCACTTCACCCGCTGGGCGAGGTGGATTTTCACTTCGTACCTGGACCCTACCAGGCCACGCTGGTCAGGAACGACCTCCCAACAAGTATCGCCGTGACTTCTGCCCCGGCTCTCTCGGTCGACTACCGGGCATGGCTCGCCAGCTTCTTGCAGCATGGCCGAGGTTCCTCTCCGACTCAGACAGAACCGGAAATTCCGGCGGCGATGATCGAAGAGAAGCTCCACCGCTTGAAGACCTGGCGCGAACAGGGCCTGATCACTGACGACGAATATCAACAAAAGCGCCAAGAACTCCTCCAACATTTTTAA
- a CDS encoding tetratricopeptide repeat protein, with product MTYREIVVMAMVGLTLLGLGCQSTPKRTVLSAPGGTNAAASRHNDEGIQAYQQQQWERAKQHFDAAIAASPEFAEAHYNLGMTLYRLKAMQEGDAHFIKAANLAPGNKVIWDAPPLRGVKVPDKEVPGMSSDGHMHSH from the coding sequence ATGACGTATAGGGAGATCGTGGTGATGGCGATGGTGGGACTCACGCTTCTGGGACTCGGGTGCCAGTCGACACCCAAGCGGACGGTCTTGTCCGCACCGGGCGGGACGAATGCCGCGGCGTCGCGTCACAATGACGAAGGGATCCAGGCCTATCAACAGCAACAGTGGGAGCGTGCAAAACAACATTTCGACGCGGCGATCGCCGCGTCTCCGGAGTTCGCCGAAGCCCACTACAACTTAGGCATGACCTTGTATCGACTGAAGGCGATGCAAGAGGGCGATGCGCATTTCATCAAGGCCGCGAATCTCGCGCCGGGGAACAAAGTCATTTGGGATGCGCCGCCTCTCAGAGGCGTGAAGGTTCCGGACAAGGAAGTTCCGGGAATGTCGTCGGATGGACATATGCACAGCCACTAG
- a CDS encoding response regulator — MRVEPNRRNRLEERKVDAQMNPGAMRVLIVDDDEDIRRALHDLLESQHYMAKSVGTGVQALEQVRDQRFGVVILDLELPDVNGLEVLRRLKEGDPTLPIIMLTATANEADKTAALHYGARAFLTKPYSSHALISAVSEAIRRPDGSWVGPLPDPVREKATMNLEASAKTIDPVCRMEVIPFQSAGKSEHEGDIYYFCTPACKQLFEQSPRRYIDKE; from the coding sequence ATGCGCGTAGAGCCGAACCGCCGCAACCGCCTGGAAGAGAGAAAGGTCGATGCTCAAATGAATCCTGGTGCAATGCGAGTGTTGATTGTCGATGACGATGAGGATATTCGTAGAGCCTTGCACGATTTGCTGGAGTCGCAACACTACATGGCCAAGAGCGTCGGGACAGGCGTTCAGGCGCTTGAGCAGGTACGGGATCAACGATTTGGGGTCGTGATCCTCGACTTGGAGTTGCCAGATGTGAACGGATTGGAGGTGCTCCGACGACTCAAGGAGGGAGATCCGACATTGCCAATTATTATGCTGACCGCAACAGCTAACGAGGCCGATAAAACAGCGGCGCTCCACTATGGTGCAAGGGCCTTTTTGACGAAACCGTACAGCAGCCATGCCCTGATATCTGCCGTGTCAGAGGCGATCAGGAGACCTGACGGCTCTTGGGTGGGGCCTCTGCCAGATCCCGTTAGGGAAAAGGCGACCATGAACCTTGAGGCATCAGCCAAGACCATTGATCCAGTGTGCAGGATGGAGGTCATCCCATTCCAAAGCGCGGGGAAGAGCGAGCACGAAGGCGATATCTATTACTTTTGCACCCCAGCGTGTAAGCAGTTGTTCGAACAGAGTCCACGGCGCTACATCGACAAAGAATGA
- a CDS encoding c-type cytochrome: MTTDYAQWARRTCGALLRMMLQAGLLLCLGWAAAMADEGTKDAIPSEYAGKIMPMGMRDDPKARVAGKDLYDGTVNPEVNCARCHGSDGKPTKLGKGAHDLSDPTEGAKHSDAEWFWRLSEKKPGSKMPGFKDKLSEEQRWQVITYLRTLAQAGR, from the coding sequence ATGACGACTGACTATGCTCAATGGGCAAGAAGGACATGCGGCGCGCTGCTTAGGATGATGCTCCAAGCTGGATTGTTGCTGTGTCTCGGGTGGGCTGCTGCGATGGCGGATGAGGGCACCAAGGACGCCATTCCATCCGAGTATGCCGGCAAAATCATGCCGATGGGCATGCGCGACGATCCCAAAGCCCGGGTAGCAGGAAAGGACCTTTACGACGGCACGGTCAATCCGGAGGTCAATTGTGCCCGATGTCATGGGAGTGACGGCAAGCCGACGAAACTCGGCAAGGGCGCGCACGATTTGTCTGATCCGACTGAAGGCGCGAAGCATTCGGACGCCGAATGGTTCTGGCGTCTCTCCGAGAAAAAGCCTGGCTCCAAGATGCCGGGCTTCAAAGACAAGTTGAGCGAAGAGCAACGATGGCAGGTGATCACATACCTGCGGACCTTGGCGCAGGCGGGCAGGTAG
- a CDS encoding glycoside hydrolase family 57 protein: MVIWHLTPDAPRVPFLVSGGQHANLQFGTWPIESGQRIWIDYRVLHQDGTKTTGQVAGTWNFNREANSFWYLNVGPFTDGDRVEYRLRGQSLAGPRDGGTFNFEVGPKLHLAILWHQHQPLYKDLQAKRPQGAYRFPWVRLHAIRDYYAMAAMLEPYPDVHLTINLTPVLLWQIEDYAERDATDQALDLTLTAAARLSAAQREELLSTFFEADWHGQIYPWPRYRELFAQRRDGKLFTTQDLTDLQMWFNLAWFAPEFQEGPVSLPDGGTASVADLIRQGRGFTMTQIEQMVGEQLTIMRNVVAIHRRLQDRGQIEVSTTPFYHPILPLLVDTDQATIDRDGATHPTRFHRPEDATVQVHQAVTFYLDRFGHPPAGMWPAEGAVGQPVVSLFAEAGMHWIATDRGVLERSGQYGYDVQNPNVLCQGYRAEGEAGRGLAVFFRDTRLSDKIGFQYQRYPDPREAAMDFLRELKERFAWRVNDPPNRIVSIILDGENAWGAYPQQARPFLHALYAALAGDPEIRTVTFREYLEGNPARRVPAHSLTALPQVYDLFEASWIDENGSRSGNDLGTWIGEAEENRAWDLLRETRDWLDQVKTTPRRRVRAFDSLYAAEGSDWFWWFGEDQTSDSDADFDDLFRQHLTNVYRAADHTPPVTLRTSIVPHTLIWTFARPIASIRPEDQLTIRTNCAGQLLWRIDPDGPWRTDEMIPAGGVMAAVHRFGVTLGPFPASVRAVEFQFQCAHPGCCGTDPCCRFELRRIKVTGASSVPGAAFGEI, encoded by the coding sequence ATGGTCATCTGGCATCTCACACCCGACGCGCCACGCGTCCCGTTCTTGGTGAGCGGGGGGCAGCACGCCAATCTTCAGTTCGGCACCTGGCCGATTGAGTCTGGCCAGCGGATCTGGATCGATTATCGGGTCCTGCACCAGGACGGCACGAAGACCACAGGACAGGTGGCGGGCACCTGGAATTTCAACCGGGAGGCCAATAGCTTCTGGTATCTCAACGTTGGGCCATTCACGGACGGGGATCGGGTGGAGTACCGGCTGCGAGGGCAGTCTCTGGCCGGTCCGCGCGACGGCGGAACCTTCAACTTTGAGGTGGGTCCGAAGCTGCACCTCGCGATCCTCTGGCACCAGCACCAACCGCTCTACAAGGATCTGCAGGCTAAGCGACCACAAGGGGCCTACCGGTTTCCCTGGGTGCGGTTGCATGCCATTCGTGATTATTACGCGATGGCGGCCATGCTGGAGCCTTATCCCGACGTGCATCTCACGATCAATCTCACGCCAGTCCTCCTGTGGCAGATCGAAGACTATGCCGAACGTGATGCCACAGATCAGGCGCTGGATCTCACGCTCACGGCGGCCGCGCGTCTCTCGGCCGCGCAGCGCGAGGAACTCCTCAGCACGTTCTTCGAGGCGGACTGGCACGGGCAGATCTACCCCTGGCCCCGCTATCGCGAACTCTTTGCGCAGCGCCGGGACGGCAAGCTCTTTACTACCCAAGACCTGACCGATCTCCAGATGTGGTTCAACCTGGCGTGGTTCGCGCCAGAGTTTCAGGAAGGACCCGTGTCGCTGCCTGATGGGGGGACCGCCTCCGTGGCTGACCTCATCCGACAGGGCAGGGGCTTCACGATGACTCAGATCGAACAGATGGTCGGCGAGCAGCTCACGATCATGCGCAACGTGGTCGCGATTCATCGACGGCTCCAGGACCGCGGACAGATCGAAGTCTCCACAACCCCTTTTTACCATCCCATTCTCCCCCTGCTCGTGGATACCGATCAGGCCACGATCGACCGTGACGGCGCCACGCATCCCACGCGCTTTCACCGGCCGGAGGATGCCACTGTGCAGGTGCATCAGGCCGTGACCTTCTATCTGGACCGGTTCGGCCATCCGCCGGCGGGGATGTGGCCCGCCGAGGGCGCGGTCGGGCAGCCAGTGGTCTCGCTGTTTGCCGAGGCCGGCATGCACTGGATCGCCACGGATCGTGGTGTGCTGGAGCGGTCCGGGCAGTACGGATACGACGTTCAGAACCCCAATGTCCTCTGCCAAGGCTATCGGGCAGAAGGCGAAGCGGGTCGCGGCCTGGCCGTATTTTTCCGGGACACGAGGCTGTCGGACAAGATCGGGTTTCAGTATCAGCGCTATCCGGACCCTCGAGAGGCGGCGATGGACTTCCTGCGAGAACTCAAGGAACGATTCGCGTGGCGAGTCAATGATCCGCCGAACCGGATCGTGTCCATCATCCTGGACGGTGAAAACGCCTGGGGAGCCTATCCGCAGCAGGCGCGGCCGTTCCTGCATGCGCTGTACGCGGCGCTCGCCGGCGATCCTGAGATCCGGACCGTCACGTTCCGCGAATACCTCGAAGGCAATCCGGCGCGGCGGGTGCCTGCACATTCGCTGACCGCATTGCCTCAAGTGTATGACCTGTTCGAGGCGAGCTGGATCGACGAGAACGGCTCGCGGTCCGGGAACGATCTCGGCACCTGGATCGGCGAGGCTGAAGAAAACCGGGCTTGGGACCTCCTGCGGGAAACCCGTGACTGGCTCGATCAGGTCAAGACGACTCCTCGACGCCGCGTGCGAGCCTTCGACTCCCTCTACGCGGCCGAGGGCAGCGACTGGTTCTGGTGGTTTGGCGAAGACCAGACTTCGGATTCGGATGCCGACTTCGACGATCTGTTCCGACAGCATCTGACCAATGTCTATCGCGCGGCGGATCATACGCCCCCAGTGACCCTCAGGACGTCCATCGTGCCCCATACGCTGATCTGGACGTTCGCGCGACCGATCGCCTCGATCCGGCCCGAGGACCAGCTGACGATCCGGACCAATTGCGCTGGTCAGCTGCTGTGGAGAATCGATCCCGACGGACCCTGGCGAACGGACGAGATGATCCCGGCTGGCGGGGTGATGGCCGCGGTGCACCGCTTCGGAGTCACCCTCGGACCGTTCCCGGCCTCCGTGCGCGCGGTGGAGTTCCAATTTCAGTGCGCGCATCCCGGGTGCTGCGGTACCGATCCCTGCTGCCGATTCGAACTTCGACGGATCAAGGTCACAGGGGCGTCTTCTGTGCCGGGGGCAGCGTTCGGAGAGATCTGA
- a CDS encoding DUF2934 domain-containing protein, whose amino-acid sequence MKQQLVQGKRDEKAVTSPEDNPQEGAFSDELQARIAKRAYELYLERGCREGCDVEDWVDAEREILTVPRG is encoded by the coding sequence ATGAAGCAGCAACTTGTGCAGGGGAAGCGTGACGAAAAGGCCGTCACATCACCGGAGGATAACCCCCAAGAAGGGGCCTTCTCCGATGAGCTACAGGCGCGCATCGCGAAGCGGGCCTATGAGCTCTATCTCGAGCGAGGTTGCCGGGAGGGGTGCGACGTGGAGGATTGGGTCGACGCGGAGCGAGAGATTCTTACGGTACCCCGAGGGTAG
- a CDS encoding DUF2934 domain-containing protein produces MATPSQDRQTKKSSRIQVKEALKGAVPVREPGEQPAHGQDELTARIEERAYELYVERGCREGYALEDWLDAEREMLGR; encoded by the coding sequence ATGGCAACCCCGTCCCAAGACCGCCAAACGAAGAAATCCTCCCGTATCCAGGTCAAGGAAGCACTCAAAGGAGCTGTTCCTGTTCGCGAACCGGGTGAGCAGCCAGCGCATGGTCAAGATGAGCTCACAGCGAGAATTGAAGAGCGTGCGTATGAATTGTATGTGGAGCGCGGCTGTCGCGAAGGCTATGCTCTTGAGGATTGGCTTGATGCGGAACGGGAGATGCTCGGCCGATGA
- the glgP gene encoding alpha-glucan family phosphorylase, translated as MNTVKDPVCGMMLPIGEGLSVVSQGQEFRFCSELCQRTFLARPERYAVASAGVALGATDVSRRIVYFSMEVATDEGMPTYSGGLGVLAGDTLRSCADLKIPIVAVSLLYRRGYFEQHLDEWGNQHEQPVQWDPSKLARLLPATVRVSIEGRPVVVQAWQYDITGLTGYVIPLLLLDTNVEENAAGDRDLTSDLYGGDERYRLAQEVVLGIGGVRMLRALGYTHIERFHMNEGHAAVLALELLGERKQGEQAAWDFDGVRRACIFTTHTPVPAGHDQFSYELVKQMLGDTTPLEVLQMLGGRDRLNMTLLALNMSTYVNGVAKRHGEVSQDMFPGYAIDSITNGVHSATWTAPSFQQLYDRHIPGWRTDPFALRHAISIPTQEIWAAHVDAKRRLLGEVRKRTPVPFRDDALTIGFARRATQYKRAELVFSEPSQLIDMARTVGPIQFMFAGKAHPKDESGKEIIRRIIRIAEQLKLEIPIVYLVDYDLDLAKLLTSGVDLWLNTPLRPLEASGTSGMKAAHNGVPSLSVLDGWWVEGYVEGVTGWSIGRGASDAPSREGSGAQDARELYDKLRGVIAPLFYQDRARWSEIMRSTIAFNASFFNTHRMVQQYTANAYV; from the coding sequence ATGAATACTGTGAAAGATCCGGTCTGCGGCATGATGCTTCCGATTGGTGAAGGACTCTCTGTCGTCTCTCAGGGACAAGAGTTTCGGTTCTGTTCCGAGCTCTGCCAACGAACCTTCTTGGCCAGACCAGAACGCTACGCGGTTGCATCGGCAGGAGTGGCGCTTGGCGCTACGGATGTAAGCAGACGCATTGTCTATTTCTCGATGGAAGTCGCGACGGATGAAGGCATGCCGACCTACAGCGGGGGCTTGGGCGTCCTGGCGGGTGACACGTTGCGATCCTGCGCCGATCTCAAAATCCCGATTGTTGCGGTCAGTCTGCTTTATAGGCGTGGCTATTTCGAACAGCACCTGGATGAATGGGGTAATCAGCATGAACAGCCCGTACAGTGGGATCCCTCGAAGCTCGCCCGGCTGCTCCCGGCGACGGTCCGTGTGTCCATTGAAGGCCGTCCCGTCGTCGTTCAGGCATGGCAGTACGACATCACCGGCCTCACGGGCTATGTGATTCCCTTGCTGCTCTTAGATACTAATGTCGAGGAGAACGCGGCCGGCGATCGGGACCTGACGAGTGACCTCTATGGTGGCGATGAACGCTACCGTCTGGCTCAGGAAGTTGTCTTAGGCATCGGCGGGGTCAGAATGCTCCGAGCCCTGGGCTATACCCACATTGAACGGTTCCACATGAACGAAGGCCATGCGGCCGTGCTGGCCCTTGAGCTGCTAGGCGAGCGTAAACAGGGAGAGCAGGCGGCCTGGGATTTCGATGGAGTGAGGCGGGCCTGCATTTTCACCACCCACACCCCCGTGCCGGCCGGCCATGATCAGTTCTCGTATGAGCTGGTGAAGCAGATGCTTGGCGACACCACGCCGCTGGAAGTTCTGCAGATGCTGGGCGGCAGAGACCGGCTGAACATGACGCTCCTGGCCTTGAATATGAGCACCTACGTGAACGGGGTCGCCAAGCGTCACGGGGAAGTCTCGCAGGACATGTTTCCGGGGTATGCCATCGACTCCATTACGAATGGGGTGCATTCGGCCACCTGGACAGCTCCCAGCTTCCAGCAGCTCTATGACCGGCATATCCCTGGCTGGCGAACTGATCCTTTCGCCCTCCGCCATGCCATCAGCATTCCGACCCAAGAGATCTGGGCCGCGCATGTCGACGCCAAGCGGCGATTGCTCGGAGAGGTTCGGAAACGGACACCCGTGCCCTTTCGCGACGACGCGCTGACCATTGGATTCGCACGTCGCGCCACCCAATATAAGCGGGCGGAGCTGGTCTTTTCAGAGCCGAGCCAGTTGATCGATATGGCCCGCACAGTGGGCCCGATCCAATTCATGTTTGCGGGGAAGGCCCATCCCAAGGACGAGTCGGGGAAAGAAATCATTCGACGGATCATCCGCATCGCCGAGCAGCTCAAGCTGGAGATTCCAATCGTCTACTTAGTGGATTACGACCTGGACTTGGCCAAGCTCCTCACCTCCGGCGTCGATCTCTGGTTGAACACACCCCTGCGTCCGTTGGAAGCCTCCGGAACCTCTGGCATGAAGGCCGCGCACAACGGCGTGCCCAGCTTGAGCGTCCTCGACGGCTGGTGGGTGGAAGGCTATGTCGAAGGTGTGACGGGGTGGTCTATTGGGCGCGGGGCTTCTGATGCCCCTTCACGGGAGGGGAGCGGAGCCCAGGATGCCCGTGAGCTCTACGACAAGCTGCGCGGGGTGATTGCGCCCTTGTTCTATCAGGACCGAGCGCGATGGAGCGAGATCATGCGGTCGACCATTGCCTTCAACGCTTCCTTCTTCAACACGCACCGCATGGTGCAACAGTATACGGCGAATGCCTATGTCTGA
- a CDS encoding sugar phosphate nucleotidyltransferase, whose product MESRESRSARAWSVILAGGEGERVRPLIERWLGRHKPKQYCTFVGSRSMFQHTVDRATRLTPPKRTVAVVARGHRPDALAQLKQRGLGTLVLQPENRDTAAGIFLPLTYVRARDPDATVVIYPSDHFVYPESRFLDVVLQATGVAESLPDRILLLGVMPDRLELEYGWILPGEILPAGGLDANVQAVRAFIEKPTVAQADAALARRALWNTFVMVSKISTLWELGRQCFPDLIPLFERLEHALDTSEEGRVLNSIYEAMPTKNFSSDLLQLVPECVAVMELTGVLWSDWGKPERIVETLRRIAKTPAFPPACLDQPFAPMPVVEGERSVAANV is encoded by the coding sequence ATGGAATCTCGTGAATCGCGATCGGCGCGGGCCTGGTCGGTGATCTTGGCTGGTGGGGAAGGCGAGCGGGTGCGGCCACTGATTGAGCGATGGCTGGGCCGCCATAAGCCGAAACAGTACTGTACGTTTGTGGGATCTCGGTCTATGTTCCAACATACCGTCGATCGGGCGACCAGACTGACTCCTCCCAAGCGGACCGTGGCCGTGGTGGCGCGTGGGCATCGACCGGACGCCCTCGCACAGCTCAAACAGCGGGGCCTGGGCACCTTGGTCTTGCAGCCTGAGAATCGCGACACTGCGGCCGGGATTTTCCTGCCCCTGACCTATGTGCGAGCCCGAGATCCCGACGCCACGGTCGTCATCTACCCATCGGATCATTTTGTCTATCCCGAATCGCGATTTCTGGACGTCGTGCTGCAAGCCACCGGCGTTGCCGAGTCATTGCCAGACCGGATTCTGCTGTTGGGTGTCATGCCGGATCGTCTTGAGCTCGAATACGGGTGGATCCTGCCAGGGGAGATCTTGCCTGCTGGGGGATTGGATGCGAATGTCCAGGCAGTGCGAGCATTCATCGAGAAACCCACCGTAGCGCAGGCGGATGCCGCGCTTGCCCGAAGGGCGCTCTGGAACACCTTCGTCATGGTCAGCAAGATCAGTACGCTTTGGGAGTTGGGTAGGCAGTGTTTCCCCGACCTCATTCCCCTCTTCGAAAGACTGGAACACGCTCTTGATACGTCAGAGGAAGGCCGCGTGCTCAATTCAATCTATGAAGCCATGCCGACGAAGAACTTCTCATCGGACTTATTACAACTGGTTCCGGAATGTGTCGCGGTGATGGAGCTGACCGGAGTGCTGTGGAGTGACTGGGGCAAGCCGGAACGGATCGTGGAAACGCTCCGGCGCATCGCGAAAACGCCTGCGTTCCCTCCCGCCTGTCTCGATCAGCCCTTCGCCCCAATGCCCGTCGTTGAAGGTGAACGCTCGGTGGCCGCTAACGTCTGA
- a CDS encoding RNA polymerase sigma factor has protein sequence MRRRNQSNNRHAQAHSGQDPIQQILNARAAFLSFLRHRIGDTGVAQDLFQQGVLRAVERRSSLRRREDAVAWFCSILRHALVDYLRKHGVEARGKKAYRQALIHSGHGKVPPFEEVGDNPCSCASVLLATLRPSYAELIRRIDLKGESSKTVAKDLAVTRNNLRVRLHRARQVLRARLVRFCGPCCERNCRNCMCDVSAFPTMKRRVRHSRGDPQL, from the coding sequence ATGAGGCGTAGGAACCAAAGCAACAATCGGCATGCACAAGCGCATAGTGGGCAGGACCCGATCCAGCAAATTCTGAATGCGAGGGCCGCCTTTCTATCTTTTTTGCGTCACCGAATTGGGGATACCGGCGTGGCGCAGGACCTCTTCCAGCAGGGTGTTCTCCGAGCCGTAGAACGCCGATCCTCGTTACGGCGTCGTGAGGATGCCGTGGCCTGGTTCTGCAGCATCCTCCGCCATGCCCTTGTCGACTATCTGCGGAAGCATGGAGTCGAAGCGAGGGGAAAGAAAGCCTATCGCCAGGCCCTCATCCACTCAGGGCATGGCAAGGTGCCTCCGTTTGAGGAGGTCGGCGACAACCCGTGCAGTTGTGCATCCGTGCTTCTGGCCACCCTGCGGCCAAGTTATGCGGAACTCATCCGGCGCATTGATCTCAAGGGCGAGTCATCCAAAACAGTCGCGAAAGATTTGGCGGTGACCCGCAATAACCTGAGAGTGCGGTTACATCGGGCACGCCAAGTCTTACGGGCACGCTTAGTGCGGTTTTGTGGCCCGTGCTGTGAGCGCAATTGTCGGAACTGCATGTGTGATGTGTCCGCCTTTCCGACGATGAAAAGGCGGGTGCGGCATTCGCGCGGAGACCCCCAACTGTAA